AAAAGCTACCAAATTTGCTTTGTAAAATCTAAAAGGCTCAGAGAAAATGTATATCTGCTGAACATTTATCAATCGAGCTGAAAGGGTAACTCCGGAGTTTACCAGCGCCGCCGGGAACAGCCGAAGTAGATGAATCGGACTCCGTGGAGACGCACCGGAGCCAAAGTTTGCGTCTTTGGATGCGGTTCGAGGAGAAACGAGAGCTAAAGGCGTGATTGGTGGTAGAGAATGTGAGAGAAGCCGCTAAGGGAGAAGAAGCAGAGGTGGCGAATCCGAGAGAGTTGAGAAAGGGTTTAGGTGAGTTGCTGTTGTTGTTATTGCAGAAGAGATTgatggaagaagaggaaggatggAGATTAAACGTACACAGCGACATGTCGGAAAGTTTgcgagagagaagaagagagacggAGACAGTCAAACGTGTAAgctttcgagagttttagacaGCAGCTTCGCTCAACAAgggtttggtttttttttgtttgtttatttactttttgtatGAATCAGTTAATTAAGgagaataaatgaaaaatatagaattgtcatatgattttttttttaattgaaacttCAACCTCTTTAAAATCTTCAGAAATAAAACATCCATTTCGCAATAGAAAgggttatgtatatatatatatatatatatatatatatatataaactggtTGTGAAACAAACAAGTGGTCTTATAAGCCAGCAGCGACCTCAAGTACTGTTTGTATTCATGCATCATCGTGTCCCGATAACCAAACAACTCACTGATAACAAAAGCCAAAGACGGTGTGTAATGCCTCCTGGCTGCTCCAAATACCCGATATCTAAAGAGTTTATACATaagcaagaaaaagaaaagaaaagaaacagatAAGCGCTTAAGCATCCAACGCCATGAAGAAGTTCTGCTTACGAGCATGCTCTGGTACAAGCCGGTTCACGATTTCAGAAGGGATGCCAGATAGCTCTGCAGGTGCAAAATATGGTTTTAACGTTTACATTTAGTTCAGGTGCAAACACACAACATGCCAACAACTTTGATAGATCATAAACGTTATAGATGTCATGAGAGTTGATTTACTAGCCTACAGTAAGCTTGTTTTTCATGGAAAGGTCCAACAAGAAACAACAAGGGAACAGTACCTTGAGGTTTGAAGTTGAAAAGCGGAGGAAGTGGCCGGCCATTGGGAAGACGAGTGTTCGGGTCCCTTAGCTCATCAAATAACGGATGAATACAAGCTTCCAACTACCAAAAATAACACCAATTTATAATCTTAGATCTGAGTCAATAGGAAAGTGTATATTACATAACTAAGGGCACAAAATCATGTATCACTTACAGCTGTGCATCTCAGATTAGGGGAATATTGGAAGAACCTACATAGAAGATCAACTGCTTCTGGCGGTAAACGTTTTTGGAAGACCTGATGATAAAAAGCACAAACAGATCATACATAAAGTAATACCGATGCAAGATGATAACGAAATTTAGCGAGGCATTGATCATTACAGCCaaactatacatttttgtaCGAAAATAAAACGCCAAAAACCATCTTCAACCAGATAGAAATACTTATCAAAAACTAAAGCCACAATCATTTAGAaatttagccaaaaaaaaaaaattcaactctaTGACACAGGCAATGCCTTTTCAACAGTATTAggagtttaaaaaaattgtgcattCTCTCGAATGATTCATACTCCAAAATCAAGACAAACACGAgatcaatataaatttatttaccaACAAAACAGCTGATTCATGAATATCATTGTAGGTGATCATGAACACTAGAAGGCATACCTTGTGCCATGGGTGAGGTTTTATCTGGGGGAATTTAAATTCTGTATAGTTTGGATTCATGCACTTGATTTCCTCCCTCGTTGGTGTACCTAAAACCTGCATGACAAATAAAAGCACAACAACTAGGAAAATAAGGTTTTCCAGAAAAGGTTGAGGTGCATTTTCTACTTCGACACATTAACTGCTTTCTTTCATACTGACTACGAGCCAACAACAGACGTAACAAACTGTGACCCATAAGCctgtatttatttaaaatataaagttcaCAATCTGCTAACAATCTGATCTGACACCTATAGATAGAAGAATAACTTGTAAACAAAATCTATCTAAGCACCTATCAAGTCACTGCACGCCCAAGACAGGTGATTTGCTCTAAATTTCAAATAAACTTCTAAAGAATTAATAGAAGGCTACCTTGATGATTTCAACAAGCTGATCGACTCCACTTTCACCAGGAAACAGAGGCTATACGACAAGTTAGAAGGACACAAAGACGTAAGCGAGAGAAAAAAACCAGAATGATTAGAACAAAAAACATTTAGCTAATTTATGTTTGCGTTAACCTGTCCAAGAAGCAATTCAGCCATCACGCAGCCAGTGGACCATATATCAATTGCAGGTGTGTATTCGCTGGCGCCAAAAATGAGTTCTGGAGCACGATAGTATCTTGAACAGATGTAAGAAACATTGGGTTCTCCTTTCACCTAAGGAGAATAACTTTTTTGTTATATTCCACAAATGGATTATTTCAAAACCGCGTCAAAAAATCTTACCAACACTTTTGCACTCCCGAAATCGCAGATTTTTAGCTGATGCGTATGTGGGTTCACCtgcacaacaacaaaaaatcttTAAGTCAAATCTAAATGCAGTGAAGCCGGGTACCACTGTGAAGATGTGTATACAGGGCCTTGTTGTAGAACTCGAAGCATGTTATAATCGTATATTTTATCATGTCAagaattttttacatattacgACATTATTAAATGTAGAGAGTATACTTAAAAAATTGGAAGGAAACAACTcggaaaatagaaaataattaacagAAACAGGGAGATACAGATGAGCTTACTAGCAAGTTTTGAGGCTTAATATCACGGTGACAAAGACCAAAGCAATTATGGATGTAAGCAAGCGCCCTG
This region of Brassica napus cultivar Da-Ae chromosome C5, Da-Ae, whole genome shotgun sequence genomic DNA includes:
- the LOC106400903 gene encoding shaggy-related protein kinase kappa: MASNGVGSSRSSKGVKASSSSVDWLTRDLVEMRIRDKVETDDERDSEPDIIDGAGTEPGHVIRTTVRGRNGQSRQTVSYISEHVVGTGSFGMVFQAKCRETGEIVAIKKVLQDKRYKNRELQIMQMLDHPNVVALKHSFYTRADNEEVYLNLVLEFVPETVNRAARSYTRTNQLMPLIYVKLYTYQICRALAYIHNCFGLCHRDIKPQNLLVNPHTHQLKICDFGSAKVLVKGEPNVSYICSRYYRAPELIFGASEYTPAIDIWSTGCVMAELLLGQPLFPGESGVDQLVEIIKVLGTPTREEIKCMNPNYTEFKFPQIKPHPWHKVFQKRLPPEAVDLLCRFFQYSPNLRCTALEACIHPLFDELRDPNTRLPNGRPLPPLFNFKPQELSGIPSEIVNRLVPEHARKQNFFMALDA